In one Actinomycetota bacterium genomic region, the following are encoded:
- a CDS encoding DNA-binding protein: MGFLDPIRRLFSRMAETDEQRYADEIQTWSATVPGTVRIRDATTRSRVKVAGVVRRITIRPLEGSESLEALIDDGTGEVNVVWMGRRSIPGVNLGTRLVVEGVLGEQRSERRLVNPKFEFSG; encoded by the coding sequence GTGGGGTTCCTCGATCCCATCCGGCGGCTCTTCAGCCGGATGGCGGAAACGGACGAACAGCGCTACGCCGACGAGATCCAGACGTGGTCGGCCACGGTCCCCGGCACGGTCCGGATCCGCGACGCGACGACGCGATCGCGCGTAAAGGTCGCCGGCGTCGTGCGACGCATCACGATTCGGCCGCTCGAGGGCAGCGAGTCCCTCGAGGCACTGATCGACGACGGGACGGGCGAGGTGAACGTGGTGTGGATGGGACGGCGTTCGATCCCCGGTGTGAACCTCGGGACGCGCCTCGTCGTCGAGGGGGTCCTGGGAGAGCAGCGCTCTGAACGCCGACTGGTGAACCCGAAATTCGAGTTCAGTGGGTGA
- a CDS encoding APC family permease: MAATATVKRVLIGRAMASHKLEHQLLPKSLALPVFASDPLSSNAYATEEMMLVLVTAGAGALVYRIPIALAIATVLIIVIASYRQTVRAYPHGGGSYIVARENLGTIPGLTAASAVLIDYVLTVAVSVVAGVLAVTSAVPSLADHKVLVAIGFVLLLTLANLRGVREASILFAVPTYGFVTIIFVMLAAGLVRCVNGCPIAPSASLPLEAQAGVSLFLILRAFSSGSTALTGVEAIADGVQAFRRPHARNAATTLAAMGAITVTMFIGLTVMTVLLHVRVNEEIAESRSVLSQIGETVFGRTLPYFALQALTAGILILAANTSYQDFPRLSAILARDRFAPSQFRNRGDRLVFSNGVIVLSVLASALVYVFDANLTDLIQLYVVGVFTAFTLSQAGMVRRWHRLREPGWRRGMAVNALGATATGVVLVIVAATKFVHGAWIVIAAIPVLIMLLLAVNRHYRIVGQALRVKGVSPAERVANTFVLLVPDLDLATADAVGYLRSLRPERVVPVFFGDPKDFEHTSTAWPSFAPRMGGLTALPGNGSRVHSLRTYLRALHGGFDDFVTVVVPEEVSSDSLFNLVRRRSQFWLKVRLLFESGVVVTNVPLVPEERPLAAAHGEQPVEPLRSVVIVPVSAVHAATARAVAYATSLNAAEVEAVYFSLDPEQDRTIADEWMDWRMTIPLSIVEAPFRDITNPMLEEIRKFTSRPGTVVTVVLPELVVRHTWEQLLHNQTALFLKRLLLVEPNVVVTSVPFHARADSRS; this comes from the coding sequence GTGGCCGCTACGGCGACGGTGAAGCGCGTCCTCATCGGGCGCGCGATGGCGAGCCACAAGCTCGAGCACCAGCTCCTACCCAAGTCGCTCGCGCTTCCGGTCTTCGCCTCCGACCCGCTCTCCTCGAACGCGTACGCGACCGAGGAGATGATGCTCGTCCTGGTGACGGCGGGAGCCGGGGCGCTCGTGTACCGCATTCCCATTGCGTTGGCGATCGCGACGGTCCTGATCATCGTCATCGCCTCGTACCGGCAGACCGTTCGGGCGTACCCGCACGGTGGGGGCTCATACATCGTCGCGCGCGAGAACCTCGGGACGATCCCCGGACTCACCGCCGCATCGGCCGTGCTCATCGACTACGTACTCACCGTGGCTGTCTCGGTCGTAGCCGGCGTTCTCGCGGTCACCTCGGCGGTGCCTTCGCTCGCGGATCACAAGGTGCTCGTCGCGATCGGCTTCGTTCTCCTGCTGACGCTGGCGAACCTCCGCGGCGTTCGAGAGGCCAGCATCCTTTTCGCCGTACCGACATACGGCTTCGTCACGATCATCTTCGTGATGCTGGCGGCGGGCCTCGTCCGCTGCGTCAACGGATGTCCTATTGCGCCGAGCGCTTCGTTGCCGCTTGAGGCGCAAGCTGGCGTGAGCCTGTTCCTCATCCTCCGTGCGTTTTCCTCGGGATCGACGGCGCTCACAGGCGTGGAGGCGATCGCGGACGGCGTTCAGGCGTTCCGCAGGCCGCACGCGAGGAACGCCGCGACGACGCTCGCGGCGATGGGCGCCATAACCGTGACGATGTTCATCGGCCTCACCGTCATGACCGTCCTCCTTCACGTCAGGGTAAACGAGGAGATCGCCGAGTCGCGGTCCGTCTTGTCGCAGATCGGCGAGACGGTGTTCGGGCGCACCCTCCCGTACTTCGCACTGCAAGCGTTGACAGCCGGGATCCTGATCCTCGCGGCCAACACGTCGTACCAGGACTTCCCTCGTTTGTCCGCGATCCTGGCGCGCGACCGGTTCGCGCCGTCGCAGTTCAGGAACCGCGGCGACCGGCTGGTGTTCTCGAACGGTGTCATCGTTCTCTCGGTTCTGGCCTCGGCACTCGTCTACGTGTTCGACGCGAACCTCACCGACCTGATCCAGCTGTACGTCGTCGGTGTCTTCACGGCATTCACGCTGTCACAGGCCGGCATGGTCAGGCGGTGGCACCGCCTGAGGGAACCGGGGTGGCGCCGAGGCATGGCGGTGAACGCGCTCGGCGCGACGGCCACCGGCGTTGTTCTGGTGATCGTCGCCGCCACCAAGTTCGTCCACGGCGCGTGGATCGTGATCGCGGCGATACCCGTGCTGATCATGTTGCTGCTCGCCGTGAACCGGCACTACCGCATCGTCGGCCAAGCGCTTCGCGTCAAGGGGGTGTCACCGGCGGAGCGGGTCGCGAACACGTTCGTTCTTCTGGTGCCGGACCTCGACCTGGCGACCGCCGACGCTGTTGGTTACCTTCGATCGCTCCGGCCGGAGCGCGTCGTCCCCGTGTTCTTCGGAGATCCAAAGGACTTCGAACACACGTCCACGGCGTGGCCGTCGTTCGCTCCGCGGATGGGCGGCCTCACCGCCTTACCGGGGAACGGGAGTCGCGTCCACAGCCTTCGCACCTACCTACGTGCGCTCCATGGAGGTTTCGACGACTTCGTAACGGTCGTCGTTCCCGAGGAAGTTTCGAGCGACTCGCTCTTCAATCTGGTGCGACGACGTTCGCAGTTCTGGCTCAAGGTGCGTCTGCTGTTCGAGTCGGGTGTTGTCGTTACGAACGTCCCACTCGTACCCGAGGAGCGTCCGCTCGCGGCGGCACACGGCGAGCAACCGGTCGAGCCGCTCCGGAGTGTCGTCATCGTGCCCGTTTCGGCTGTTCACGCGGCAACGGCACGAGCGGTCGCCTATGCCACTTCGCTGAACGCTGCGGAGGTCGAGGCCGTCTACTTCTCGCTGGACCCGGAACAAGACCGAACGATCGCGGACGAATGGATGGACTGGAGGATGACGATCCCGCTGTCGATCGTGGAGGCGCCGTTCCGAGACATCACGAATCCGATGCTTGAGGAGATCCGCAAGTTCACGTCTCGCCCGGGCACGGTCGTGACCGTCGTGCTTCCCGAGCTCGTCGTGCGGCACACGTGGGAGCAGCTGCTCCACAACCAGACGGCGCTCTTCCTCAAGCGCCTGCTCCTGGTCGAGCCGAACGTGGTGGTCACGAGCGTGCCGTTCCACGCCCGCGCAGACTCCCGCTCATAG
- a CDS encoding TrkA family potassium uptake protein: protein MRVVISGAGAVGRHLAADLTKRGHTVTVIEQVPEVLKTAGEWAPDVDLMLGDACEPWVLEKADLASADVVVATTGDDEDNLVTSLLAKQEFGVPRVLARVNHPDNEWLFNDQWGVDAAVSPPHLLTALVEEEVSVGDLVRLLPLERGGISIVEMTVPADAPNAGRPLYELRLPPDAAVVAIIRDRHVVIPQPETVITVGDEVLALSVPDAEAALRAAVVGEAESGTEAASEPVATGDDPRANVTH, encoded by the coding sequence GTGCGCGTGGTGATCAGCGGTGCGGGCGCCGTCGGGAGGCATCTCGCGGCGGACCTCACCAAGCGAGGGCACACGGTGACCGTCATCGAGCAGGTGCCCGAGGTCCTCAAGACCGCCGGGGAGTGGGCGCCAGACGTCGACCTCATGCTCGGCGACGCGTGCGAGCCGTGGGTCTTGGAGAAGGCCGATCTAGCGAGTGCCGACGTCGTCGTTGCGACGACCGGCGACGACGAGGACAACCTCGTGACGTCGCTGCTCGCGAAGCAGGAGTTCGGCGTGCCGCGGGTCCTCGCGCGGGTGAACCACCCCGACAACGAGTGGCTGTTCAACGACCAGTGGGGCGTCGACGCCGCCGTCTCGCCGCCGCACCTGTTGACGGCGTTGGTCGAAGAAGAGGTATCGGTGGGCGACCTCGTGCGGCTCCTGCCGCTCGAGCGAGGCGGCATCTCGATCGTCGAGATGACCGTCCCCGCCGACGCGCCGAACGCGGGGCGTCCCCTCTACGAGCTTCGCCTGCCGCCGGACGCGGCGGTCGTCGCGATCATTCGCGACCGACACGTCGTGATCCCACAGCCCGAGACCGTCATCACGGTCGGCGACGAGGTGCTCGCGCTGTCGGTGCCCGATGCGGAGGCTGCGCTTCGCGCGGCTGTCGTGGGCGAGGCGGAGTCGGGAACCGAGGCGGCGTCAGAACCCGTGGCGACGGGCGACGACCCGCGCGCCAACGTCACCCACTGA
- a CDS encoding ATP-binding protein: MRCLGVRTRRGGIVRPLLVAAVSAGVATSLAAVPGGISTASAALVYVLAVTGATAFAGLRAGLATSILSFLPLNFFFTEPTGTFSVAKTEDLVALAAFLIVSVIVGTLLSAAVAQRARAERREREAVLMQRLGARLLSGEPPQGVLASFARAVTDLFGIVRCEIRTDVTDEPVVSERPAAAAGVPEVMPMEAAGRKVGEIVLVHDAEADGLSDDERNVVRTFASQMALALEGMRLASEASKARLDAETNSLRAALFSSVTHDLRTPLASITASVTSLLDEGARFTPGDRRELLETIRHEAERLNRLVGNLLDLSRIRAGAVTPNATLGEIEDVIEGVVGRLQAVLANHRIHLMLRGDLPEISMDVVQIDQVLTNLIENAVKFSPAGSAVTISAARWHDTAEVRVVDHGPGIPSEERERVFEAFVRGEQGSATGSGLGLSISRAIVESHGGRIWIEGTPGGGTTVVFRLPVAAR, from the coding sequence ATGCGCTGTCTGGGCGTTCGCACTCGCCGCGGCGGGATCGTCCGGCCGCTACTCGTCGCTGCCGTATCTGCCGGGGTTGCGACGTCGCTGGCGGCGGTCCCCGGCGGCATTTCGACGGCGAGTGCCGCCTTGGTCTACGTGCTCGCGGTTACCGGCGCGACGGCGTTCGCGGGGCTCCGCGCGGGGCTCGCCACGTCGATCCTCTCCTTCCTCCCGCTGAACTTCTTTTTCACGGAGCCGACCGGCACGTTCAGCGTGGCGAAGACGGAGGATCTCGTCGCGCTCGCCGCGTTCCTGATCGTTTCGGTGATCGTGGGCACGCTGCTCTCAGCGGCGGTCGCGCAACGCGCGCGCGCGGAACGTCGCGAGCGCGAGGCCGTGTTGATGCAGCGTCTCGGCGCGCGCCTGTTGTCGGGGGAACCTCCGCAGGGCGTTTTGGCGAGCTTCGCGCGGGCCGTGACCGACCTGTTCGGGATCGTCCGGTGCGAGATCCGAACGGACGTCACGGACGAGCCGGTGGTGTCTGAACGCCCGGCCGCCGCGGCCGGCGTTCCGGAGGTCATGCCAATGGAGGCCGCCGGCCGCAAGGTCGGCGAGATCGTGCTGGTCCATGACGCCGAAGCGGATGGGCTCTCCGACGACGAGCGCAACGTCGTGCGAACGTTCGCCAGCCAGATGGCGCTCGCACTCGAGGGCATGCGACTCGCGTCCGAGGCGTCGAAGGCGCGACTGGATGCGGAGACGAACAGCCTGCGCGCCGCGCTGTTCTCATCGGTGACACACGACCTCCGGACGCCGCTCGCGTCGATCACTGCGTCGGTCACCAGCCTGCTCGACGAGGGCGCGAGGTTCACGCCGGGCGACCGGCGCGAGCTCCTCGAGACGATCCGCCACGAGGCCGAGCGGCTCAACCGGCTCGTCGGCAACCTCCTCGATCTGTCGCGCATCCGCGCCGGCGCCGTCACGCCCAACGCAACACTCGGCGAGATCGAGGACGTCATCGAAGGTGTGGTCGGACGCCTTCAGGCTGTCCTTGCCAACCACCGGATCCACCTCATGCTCCGAGGCGACCTTCCCGAGATCTCGATGGACGTTGTCCAGATCGACCAGGTGCTGACGAACCTCATCGAGAACGCCGTCAAATTCAGTCCGGCGGGAAGCGCGGTGACGATCTCGGCCGCAAGATGGCATGACACCGCCGAGGTGCGCGTCGTGGACCATGGGCCCGGCATCCCCAGCGAGGAGCGCGAGCGCGTCTTCGAAGCGTTCGTGCGAGGAGAGCAGGGCTCGGCGACCGGCTCCGGACTCGGCCTGTCGATCTCGCGCGCGATCGTCGAATCGCACGGCGGACGGATCTGGATCGAGGGGACGCCTGGCGGCGGAACGACGGTCGTCTTCCGGCTTCCAGTCGCGGCGAGATGA
- a CDS encoding HDIG domain-containing protein: MDRDAAIALCRERCLKETTVRHLISVEGVMRALARRFGEDEDLWALTGLFHDLDQDHTGDDASNHARMAAEWLREAGVDERVINGVLAHAYPEYRTDRMSKAVVHADAVAGLLVAAALVRPERSAGMKVPSVKKKLKEKAFAPGVNRDEVTGVEDGIGLPLDEFIAVSIEGLQGVGKEIDL, from the coding sequence ATGGATCGAGACGCCGCGATCGCCCTGTGCCGGGAGAGATGCCTCAAGGAGACGACCGTTCGTCACCTCATCTCGGTCGAGGGCGTGATGCGAGCGCTCGCCCGGCGCTTCGGCGAGGACGAAGACCTGTGGGCGCTGACGGGCCTGTTCCACGACCTCGATCAGGACCACACCGGCGACGACGCGTCGAACCACGCGCGGATGGCCGCCGAGTGGCTCCGAGAGGCGGGCGTCGACGAGCGCGTGATCAACGGCGTGCTCGCCCACGCCTACCCCGAGTACCGGACCGATCGCATGTCTAAGGCGGTCGTGCACGCCGACGCAGTCGCAGGATTGCTCGTCGCTGCGGCGCTCGTTCGTCCGGAGCGGAGCGCCGGGATGAAGGTCCCGAGCGTGAAGAAGAAGCTCAAGGAGAAGGCGTTCGCGCCCGGGGTGAACCGCGACGAGGTCACGGGCGTCGAGGACGGCATCGGGCTTCCTCTCGACGAGTTCATCGCCGTGTCGATCGAGGGGCTGCAGGGCGTGGGGAAAGAGATCGACCTGTAA
- a CDS encoding APC family permease, giving the protein MATTTKRGTTQPAGILKRLVVGRALASHKQEHQLLPKALALPVFASDQLSSVAYATEQLMLVLVVAGAAALTWMLPLGICIALLLAVVIASYRQTCRAYPRGGGSYIVSKENLGTVPGLVAAAAIQTSYVLTVSVSVTAGAIAVTSAARSLVPYKVPLALAFVLIITIANLRGVREAGTLFALPTYGFVAMVFVTLAFGFVRCLDECPQADTSDLPLESAAGLSAFLLLRAFSSGATALTGVEAIADGVQAFRRPQAKNAATTLALMGAMSIPMFLGITLLARLLEVRVNEHVAETRSVLSQIGLTVFGRTGPFWILQALTAAILVLAANTAYQDFPRLASILARDRFMPSQFRNRGDRLVFSNGVLSLTVLAGVLVWLFQGELSRLIHLYVVGVFTAITLSQAGMVRKWLREKGQNWRWNLTINGVGVTATGVVLAIVAITQFALGAWIVIASIPVIVGIFLAIRTHYDRVGGILRAKGLTADREAANTFVFLIEDLDTATLDAISYLRALRPEDVRPLYVGSPRRYASVAEGWEACAPRLGRLELLEGGHERLVRALRRYIQGIVRGRGDFVTVVIPEELRGRSLFQFLVNRDPVRLKTALLFEPGVVVTDVPLVPEEMEIAKAHAAHPVEPERNVVLIPMSAVHDATIRAVIYAKSLNPTHMEGMFFVSDPEDVEGVVDEWHQRKVDVPLVLVEAPFRELGEPLLAEVRKYTEDGDTIVTIVLPEFIPRHWWENALHNQTAFYFKRMLLFEPNVVVTDVPFHLRAPEVASVEG; this is encoded by the coding sequence TTGGCGACGACGACGAAGCGTGGCACGACGCAGCCCGCCGGCATCCTGAAGCGGCTCGTCGTTGGGCGCGCGCTCGCGTCCCACAAGCAAGAGCATCAGCTGCTGCCGAAGGCGCTGGCGCTGCCGGTTTTCGCGTCGGATCAGCTGTCATCTGTCGCATACGCAACCGAGCAGTTGATGCTGGTGCTCGTCGTGGCCGGCGCCGCCGCGCTCACCTGGATGCTCCCGCTCGGCATCTGCATCGCGCTCCTCCTGGCCGTCGTCATCGCCTCGTACCGCCAAACATGCCGCGCGTACCCGCGGGGTGGCGGCTCCTACATCGTCTCCAAGGAGAACCTGGGAACGGTTCCCGGTCTGGTCGCCGCGGCCGCGATCCAGACGTCCTACGTCCTCACGGTCTCGGTGAGCGTGACGGCAGGTGCGATCGCCGTCACGTCCGCCGCGCGATCGCTGGTTCCGTACAAGGTGCCGTTGGCGCTCGCGTTCGTGCTGATCATCACGATCGCCAACCTACGTGGCGTGCGCGAGGCCGGAACGTTGTTCGCACTGCCGACCTACGGCTTCGTGGCGATGGTGTTCGTGACGCTGGCCTTTGGTTTCGTCCGATGCCTCGACGAGTGCCCCCAGGCGGACACGTCCGATCTGCCGCTCGAGTCCGCCGCAGGTCTCAGCGCGTTCCTGTTGCTCCGCGCGTTCTCGTCGGGGGCGACCGCGCTGACGGGGGTCGAAGCGATCGCCGACGGGGTCCAGGCGTTCCGGCGACCGCAGGCCAAGAACGCCGCCACGACGTTGGCACTCATGGGCGCCATGAGCATCCCGATGTTCCTCGGCATCACGCTTCTCGCTCGATTGCTCGAGGTACGGGTGAACGAACACGTCGCGGAAACGCGATCGGTGCTGTCCCAGATCGGGCTGACCGTGTTCGGTCGGACGGGGCCGTTCTGGATCCTCCAGGCGCTCACGGCCGCGATCCTCGTCCTGGCGGCGAACACGGCATATCAAGACTTTCCGCGTCTCGCGTCGATCCTGGCGCGGGACCGGTTCATGCCGTCGCAGTTCCGGAACCGCGGCGACCGGCTCGTGTTCTCGAACGGAGTGCTGTCGCTCACCGTGTTGGCGGGCGTCTTGGTTTGGCTGTTCCAGGGGGAGCTGAGCCGGTTGATCCACTTGTACGTCGTCGGCGTGTTCACGGCGATCACGCTGTCGCAGGCCGGCATGGTTCGGAAGTGGTTGCGGGAGAAAGGTCAGAACTGGCGATGGAACCTGACCATCAACGGCGTTGGCGTCACCGCGACCGGTGTCGTCCTCGCGATCGTCGCCATCACGCAGTTCGCGCTCGGGGCGTGGATCGTCATCGCGTCGATCCCGGTGATCGTCGGCATCTTCCTCGCCATCCGCACTCACTACGATCGTGTGGGGGGCATCCTTCGCGCGAAAGGGCTCACCGCCGACCGCGAAGCGGCGAACACGTTCGTTTTCCTCATCGAAGACCTCGACACCGCGACGCTCGATGCGATCAGCTACCTCCGAGCGCTGCGCCCCGAGGACGTCCGCCCGCTGTACGTCGGATCGCCGAGACGGTACGCGTCCGTCGCTGAGGGGTGGGAGGCGTGCGCGCCTCGGCTGGGCCGGCTCGAGCTGCTCGAGGGCGGCCATGAACGCCTCGTCCGAGCCCTTCGCCGGTACATCCAGGGCATCGTCCGCGGCCGCGGTGATTTCGTCACGGTCGTGATCCCGGAGGAGCTTCGGGGTCGGTCCTTGTTCCAGTTCCTGGTCAACCGAGACCCGGTCCGGTTGAAGACCGCGCTGCTGTTCGAGCCGGGGGTGGTCGTCACCGACGTGCCGCTCGTGCCCGAGGAGATGGAGATAGCCAAAGCGCACGCGGCTCATCCGGTCGAGCCGGAGCGGAACGTGGTCTTGATCCCGATGTCGGCGGTGCATGACGCCACCATCCGCGCCGTCATCTACGCGAAGTCGCTCAATCCAACGCATATGGAAGGGATGTTCTTCGTCTCGGATCCGGAAGACGTCGAGGGCGTCGTCGACGAGTGGCATCAGCGCAAGGTCGATGTCCCACTCGTTCTGGTCGAGGCGCCCTTCCGCGAGCTCGGCGAGCCGCTCCTGGCCGAGGTCCGCAAGTACACCGAGGACGGAGACACGATCGTCACGATCGTGCTGCCGGAGTTCATCCCGCGGCACTGGTGGGAGAACGCGCTCCACAACCAGACGGCGTTCTACTTCAAACGGATGCTGTTGTTCGAGCCGAACGTCGTGGTGACGGACGTGCCGTTCCACCTTCGCGCTCCCGAGGTCGCGAGCGTGGAGGGGTGA
- a CDS encoding GNAT family N-acetyltransferase, protein MNVRPAGPGDVEFLKKMLYEAAAWNSDWPRERMIAALADPMLERYHREWGRRGDGGVIAELDGEPVGAAWYRLFTEEEPGWGFVDEKTPELGIAVAPLHRRRGIGETLLRALMVQAREDGFQALSLSVAVHNRSRMMYERAGFERVSEDGESWVMRADLS, encoded by the coding sequence GTGAACGTTCGGCCCGCCGGGCCCGGTGACGTGGAGTTCCTGAAGAAGATGCTCTACGAGGCCGCGGCGTGGAACTCGGACTGGCCGCGCGAACGGATGATCGCCGCCCTCGCCGACCCCATGCTCGAGCGGTATCACCGTGAGTGGGGGCGCCGAGGGGACGGAGGAGTCATCGCCGAGCTCGACGGAGAGCCGGTCGGCGCCGCGTGGTACCGGCTGTTCACCGAGGAGGAGCCGGGCTGGGGGTTCGTCGACGAGAAGACGCCCGAGCTCGGGATCGCCGTCGCGCCGCTCCATAGAAGGAGAGGGATCGGGGAGACGCTCCTCCGCGCGTTGATGGTTCAGGCCCGGGAGGACGGGTTCCAGGCGCTGTCGCTGTCGGTCGCCGTGCACAACCGCTCGCGCATGATGTACGAGCGTGCGGGGTTCGAGCGCGTGAGCGAGGACGGCGAGTCCTGGGTCATGCGAGCCGATCTGTCCTAG
- a CDS encoding TrkA family potassium uptake protein: MNVIIMGCGRVGILLTQELAKAGHGVTVIDKNPHAFDRLPPGFDARTVVGLGFDREVLEESGIKEADAFLAVSSGDNSNIVSARVAREYYHVPRVIARIYDPLRADIYERLNIPTVSTTRWGVKQIMLMLSHEHTEIKEALAGGDLLRMRIEIPRHLVGKKVSSLNVDGKVLVAGVDRGGKGYIPVGGSTFQEGDFAALIVQKDAVEEVDSLLEETGEH, translated from the coding sequence GTGAACGTGATCATCATGGGGTGCGGCCGCGTCGGGATCCTGCTGACACAGGAGCTGGCAAAGGCCGGTCACGGCGTGACGGTCATTGACAAGAACCCGCATGCGTTCGACCGACTTCCTCCGGGGTTCGACGCGCGGACGGTCGTCGGGCTCGGGTTCGACCGCGAGGTGCTCGAGGAGTCCGGAATCAAGGAGGCCGACGCGTTCCTCGCCGTGTCGAGCGGTGACAACTCCAACATCGTCTCCGCCCGCGTCGCGCGCGAGTACTACCACGTGCCCCGGGTCATCGCACGGATCTACGATCCGCTTCGCGCCGACATCTACGAGCGGCTGAACATCCCCACCGTGTCGACGACGCGCTGGGGCGTGAAGCAGATCATGTTGATGCTCAGCCACGAACACACCGAGATCAAAGAGGCGCTGGCCGGCGGCGACCTGCTCCGGATGCGGATCGAGATCCCCCGGCACCTCGTCGGCAAGAAGGTCTCGTCGCTGAACGTCGACGGCAAGGTCCTCGTGGCCGGCGTCGACCGCGGCGGCAAGGGCTACATCCCCGTCGGGGGAAGCACCTTTCAGGAGGGCGACTTCGCGGCTTTGATCGTGCAGAAGGACGCCGTTGAGGAGGTCGACTCGCTGCTCGAGGAGACGGGAGAACACTGA
- a CDS encoding response regulator transcription factor gives MTLNVLAVDDDEQILRALRTSLKGRGYDVRTASNGETALDILRDEKVDVVLLDLGLPGIDGHEVIQQARAWRDVPIIVLTVRDSQEQKVAALDAGADDYVTKPFAIEELLARIRAVGRRASGEMPRAVLRFGELEIDLAREAVKLRGELLHLTPTEHRLLEAMATHPGKLLTHSWLLQQVWGPRYADESHYVRVYVRQLRRKLGDDPAAPRYIVTESGLGYRWKPEPEDPA, from the coding sequence ATGACGCTGAATGTGCTTGCCGTCGACGACGACGAGCAGATCCTCCGCGCGCTCCGCACCAGCCTCAAGGGGCGCGGCTACGACGTGCGCACAGCGTCGAACGGCGAAACCGCGCTGGATATCCTTCGCGACGAGAAGGTGGACGTCGTTCTGCTCGATCTCGGGCTGCCGGGCATCGATGGACACGAGGTCATCCAGCAGGCCCGCGCGTGGCGAGACGTCCCGATCATCGTGCTCACGGTTCGAGACAGCCAGGAGCAAAAGGTGGCGGCGCTCGACGCGGGCGCCGACGACTACGTCACCAAGCCGTTCGCCATCGAGGAGCTCCTGGCGCGGATACGCGCGGTTGGGAGGAGAGCAAGCGGGGAAATGCCGAGGGCGGTCCTCCGCTTCGGTGAGCTCGAGATCGACCTGGCCCGCGAAGCGGTGAAGCTCCGCGGTGAGCTGCTCCATCTCACGCCGACCGAGCACCGCCTGCTCGAGGCAATGGCGACGCATCCAGGCAAGCTGCTGACGCACTCGTGGCTGCTGCAGCAGGTATGGGGTCCGCGGTACGCCGACGAATCGCACTACGTGCGCGTCTACGTCCGTCAGTTGCGACGCAAGCTCGGCGACGACCCCGCGGCGCCGCGGTACATCGTCACGGAGTCAGGACTGGGGTACCGGTGGAAGCCGGAGCCGGAAGACCCGGCATGA